The Naumovozyma dairenensis CBS 421 chromosome 1, complete genome genome includes a region encoding these proteins:
- the DBF20 gene encoding serine/threonine-protein kinase DBF20 (similar to Saccharomyces cerevisiae DBF2 (YGR092W) and DBF20 (YPR111W); ancestral locus Anc_3.430) — MFGFEVSKKLPKNFLSKRHKPQVLRNIAACQIYFLEYYFSLFDYIITRRTRTKKILDFIEQNKGSISVMNLRNEWSSYLIQENALLRGRRQRLKKSDFEIISQIGQGGYGKVFLSRKKDTSELCALKILHKKPSLKLQQINQVLMERDILSITKSVWLVKLLYAFQDQEQLYLAMEFVPGGDFRTLLSNVKYLKHNHAEFYISEMFLAINSLHQLGYIHRDLKPENFLIDSSGHVKLTDFGLASGKFPYSEVLRMEERLNRVESLRHFKYYDFNGISEDFKCIQSNYANSVVGSVDYMAIDVLECQDYDYTVDYWSLGCILFESLVGFTPFSGASCKETTENLRHWRTKLKRPILKDGRPAFPNETWDLIKLLIADPAIRLRSIEELKNIEYFKCINFDMLRHSTPPFIPQLDDAFDTGYFDDFNDARDMEKYRNVLRTEESSVVTLGTSSASSRITGFTFRHKTHQGILRSLSDDGTKYVDAFATFF; from the coding sequence ATGTTTGGATTTGAAGTCAGCAAAAAATTACCGAAGAACTTCCTTTCGAAGAGGCACAAGCCTCAAGTGCTGCGAAACATCGCTGCTTGTCAGATTTACTTTCTGGAATATTACTTTAGCTTATTCGATTATATCATTACCAGAAGAACCAGGACTAAGAAGATTTTAGATTTCATTGAGCAAAATAAAGGGAGCATTTCAGTAATGAATTTGAGAAATGAATGGAGCAGTTATCTAATACAAGAAAATGCTTTATTAAGAGGTCGAAGGcaaagattgaaaaaatcagATTTTGAGATTATCAGTCAAATTGGCCAAGGTGGTTATGGAAAAGTTTTTTTATCAAGAAAGAAGGACACTTCTGAGCTTTGTGCATTGAAGATACTACATAAAAAACCTTCCTTGAAGTTACAACAAATTAATCAGGTGCTAATGGAGAGAGATATTTTGAGCATTACGAAATCTGTTTGGTTAGTGAAATTGTTGTACGCATTCCAAGACCAGGAACAGTTATATTTGGCTATGGAATTTGTACCAGGTGGTGATTTTAGGacattattatctaatgtcaaatatttgaaacaCAACCATGCCGAATTCTATATTAGTGAGATGTTCCTTGCAATCAACTCTTTACATCAATTGGGTTATATCCATAGAGATTTGAAGCCTGAAAATTTCCTTATTGATTCGAGTGGCCACGTAAAATTGACCGATTTTGGCTTAGCATCTGGAAAATTTCCTTACTCAGAAGTGCTACGCATGGAAGAAAGACTTAATAGGGTTGAATCACTGAGGcatttcaaatattatgATTTTAATGGAATTTCTGAGGATTTTAAGTGTATTCAATCTAATTATGCCAACTCAGTAGTAGGTTCTGTTGATTATATGGCAATTGATGTTTTAGAATGTCAAGACTATGATTATACTGTAGATTATTGGTCATTAGGTTGCATACTTTTCGAATCTTTGGTAGGTTTTACCCCTTTTAGTGGTGCTAGCTGTAAAGAAACAACTGAAAATTTAAGACATTGGAGAACGAAACTAAAACGACCAATATTAAAGGATGGTAGACCTGCGTTTCCAAACGAAACTTGGGATCTCATAAAGCTGTTAATAGCAGATCCAGCAATTCGTTTGCGTTCTATCgaagaattaaaaaatatagaatattttaaatgtATCAATTTTGATATGTTGCGTCACAGTACTCCGCCCTTTATCCCCCAATTAGATGACGCATTTGATACAGGttattttgatgattttaatgATGCAAGAGATATGGAAAAATACCGCAACGTTTTGAGAACGGAAGAGTCCTCAGTGGTAACTCTTGGAACCAGTTCTGCAAGTTCAAGAATAACTGGATTTACCTTTCGACATAAAACCCATCAAGGAATCCTTCGTTCACTAAGTGACGATGGGACGAAATATGTGGATGCATTTGCCActttcttttga
- the RPC40 gene encoding DNA-directed RNA polymerase core subunit RPC40 (similar to Saccharomyces cerevisiae RPC40 (YPR110C); ancestral locus Anc_3.428), whose amino-acid sequence MSNIVGIEYNRVNNTTANDFPGFSSDGSNAWDVEKFKETFDVQITSLSEREANFDLINIDTSMANAFRRIMISEVPSVAAEYVYFLTNTSVIQDEVLAHRIGMIPLKVDPDMLSWIDTSLSEEEKFTDDNTVVMSLNIKCTRNLNAPKDCTDPKILYHNSSVYAKDLKFEPQGKQVETFAKCPVVPSDPDILLAKLRPDQEISLRVHCILGVGGDHAKFSPVSTASYRLLPHINILKPITGEQAIKFQKCFLPGVIGINEETGEAYVKDARKDTVSREVLRHEEFNDKVKLGRIRDHFIFNVESTGAMTPEEIFFKSVRILKNKASYLKNCPITQ is encoded by the coding sequence ATGTCAAATATTGTTGGTATTGAGTATAATCGTGTTAACAACACCACCGCAAACGATTTCCCAGGTTTCTCATCCGATGGTTCTAATGCTTGGgatgttgaaaaattcaaagagACATTTGATGTCCAAATAACAAGTTTAAGTGAAAGAGAAGCCAATTTTGACTTAATTAACATCGATACTTCCATGGCTAATGCATTCCGTCGTATTATGATTTCAGAAGTTCCATCCGTTGCTGCAGAATACGTTTATTTCTTAACTAACACCTCAGTTATCCAAGATGAAGTGTTGGCTCATAGAATTGGTATGATTCCATTGAAAGTCGATCCTGACATGCTAAGTTGGATCGATACAAGTCTATCTGAAGAGGAAAAATTCACAGATGACAATACCGTTGTCATGAgtttgaatattaaatgTACAAGAAATTTAAATGCTCCAAAGGATTGTACTGACCCTAAGATTCTTTATCATAATTCTAGTGTTTATGCTAaggatttgaaatttgaacCTCAAGGGAAACAAGTAGAAACATTTGCTAAATGTCCAGTGGTACCATCTGATCCGGATATTTTGTTGGCTAAGCTAAGGCCCGATCAAGAAATTTCCTTGAGAGTTCATTGCATCTTGGGTGTTGGTGGTGATCATGCTAAATTCTCTCCAGTATCTACTGCATCTTATAGACTATTACCtcatattaatattcttaaaCCAATAACTGGAGAACAAGCTataaaattccaaaaatgtTTTTTACCAGGTGTCATTGGTATCAATGAAGAAACTGGTGAAGCTTATGTGAAAGATGCTAGAAAGGATACTGTATCGAGAGAAGTGTTAAGAcatgaagaatttaatgataaggTTAAGTTAGGTAGAATAAGAgatcatttcattttcaatgtCGAAAGTACAGGTGCGATGACACCAGAAGagatttttttcaaatctgttagaattttgaagaataaaGCAAgttatttaaaaaattgtCCAATAActcaataa
- the GLD1 gene encoding Gld1p (similar to Saccharomyces cerevisiae YPR109W; ancestral locus Anc_3.427), with amino-acid sequence MENRIHRDLPNIQAESQRILRNKETYRQRNRTFQINLVNKLTFLGYFLIILQYIKYGTTVWSLILRCMVQSFLSNPFPNRIQMQGLTAGIPRLSTFIANDTPPNTTNGNDSNINNSSRLGDTTTTLLIGSRSSNGIPMPGAFPESSATPDLEQGERPLSSSIDSNAFSMEDFKIIKEKIQKLLFHGSFTLNLFVVVLAIIFPKDFIGKMNDNHLNGDLRDIPSPYNHDDGLIRGELRATSIFLQLIGEPLPRNNFAGNFGMISFDFFILISQFLLFSLTCYNFSEFAPDETIDNTENDIDGPTIDQDGYTGHVFLTTIDISKIVDLMI; translated from the coding sequence ATGGAAAATAGAATACATAGAGATTTACCAAATATTCAGGCGGAATCACAAAGAATTCTTCGAAATAAAGAGACATATAGACAAAGGAACAGGACCTTCCAAATAAATTTAGTCAATAAACTGACATTTTTGGgatatttcttaattatattacaatatattaaatatggTACTACAGTATGGAGCTTAATCTTAAGATGTATGGTTCAATCCTTTCTTTCGAATCCATTCCCTAACCGTATTCAAATGCAAGGTTTAACGGCAGGTATTCCTCGGTTATCAACATTTATAGCTAATGATACACCGCCAAATACAACGAATGGTAATGATAGTAATATTAACAATAGTAGTAGACTAGGTGATACTACCACAACTCTACTAATAGGATCAAGGTCGTCTAATGGTATCCCAATGCCCGGCGCATTTCCTGAATCAAGCGCAACTCCTGATTTGGAACAAGGCGAAAGAcctttatcatcatctattGATTCGAATGCTTTTAGCATGGAAGATtttaaaataattaaaGAGAAGATACAAAAGCTTCTTTTCCATGGGTCATTTACATTAAATCTATTCGTAGTAGTCTTGGCAATCATATTTCCCAAGGATTTCATTGGTAAGATGAATGATAATCATCTAAACGGTGATTTGAGAGATATTCCATCCCCTTATAATCATGACGATGGATTAATTAGAGGTGAACTTAGAGCGACTTCCATTTTCCTACAACTAATTGGTGAACCTCTCCCTAGAAACAATTTTGCAGGGAATTTCGGGATGATTTCATTCGATTTCTTCATATTAATTTCCCAATTCCTTTTGTTTAGTTTGACCtgttataatttttcagaatTTGCGCCTGATGAAACTATTGATAATactgaaaatgatatcGATGGACCAACTATTGATCAGGATGGGTATACGGGACATGTATTCTTGACAACTATCGacatttccaaaattgttgatttaatgatatag
- the RPN7 gene encoding proteasome regulatory particle lid subunit RPN7 (similar to Saccharomyces cerevisiae RPN7 (YPR108W); ancestral locus Anc_3.423): protein MTDSKNYNKKEEEEEEEEETTQFQDPEVHKVPNFEVSETAFLLTKPNLSHLHEDATKTILEAIELEEMGPFYKYACDELSILPWNPSFYSKLNALNEAKINELKDNIKKVENEDEGDLEMAHRYIALGEYYAQIGDKENMEITLKQVLKMAISTGAKIDVMLTIARMGFFYNDQVYVKEKLEQVNSLIEKGGDWERRNRYKTYKGIHCLAVRDFKEAANLLVDSLATFTSVELTSYDKIATYASVAGLFTLERTDLKNKIIDSPELLSLLTTTSALQSISSLTISLYTSDYSSYFSYLLETYDNVLIPCKYLNKHADFFVREMRRKVYAQLLDSYKTLSLRSMASSFGVSVEFLDNDLGKFIPNKQLNCVIDRVNGIVETNRPDNKNAQFHLLVKQGDGLLTKLQKYGASVRLTGTDRVA from the coding sequence ATGACTGACTCAAAGAACTACAACAAGaaggaggaagaagaagaagaagaagaagaaactacACAATTCCAAGACCCAGAAGTCCATAAAGTTCCAAACTTTGAAGTCTCCGAAACAGCTTTCCTTTTAACGAAACCCAACCTATCTCACCTTCATGAAGATGCCACGAAGACCATATTAGAAGCCattgaattagaagaaatgGGTCCATTTTATAAATATGCGTGTGATGAATTATCTATCCTTCCATGGAACCCTTCTTTTTATTCCAAATTGAATGCATTAAATGAAGCAaagattaatgaattaaaagataatattaaaaaagtggaaaatgaagatgaggGAGATTTAGAAATGGCTCATCGTTATATTGCATTGGGTGAATATTATGCACAAATTggtgataaagaaaatatggaaATCACATTGAAACAAGTATTAAAAATGGCTATTTCTACTGGTGCTAAGATTGATGTTATGTTGACTATTGCAAGAATGGGGTTCTTTTATAATGATCAAGTTTATGTTAAGGAGAAATTGGAACAAGTTAATTCTTTGATTGAAAAAGGTGGGGATTgggaaagaagaaatagatATAAAACTTATAAGGGTATTCATTGTCTTGCTGTAAGAGATTTTAAAGAAGCTGCTAACTTGTTAGTGGATTCCTTAGCTACATTCACTTCAGTGGAATTAACTTCATATGATAAGATTGCCACATATGCTTCTGTTGCTGGGTTATTTACTTTGGAAAGAacagatttgaaaaataaaattattgattCTCCTGAATTGTTATCTTTATTGACTACCACATCTGCATTACAATCCATTTCTTCGTTGACAATTTCTCTCTATACTTCAGATTATTCAAGTTATTTCTCATATCTTTTGGAAACTTATGATAATGTTTTAATTCcatgtaaatatttgaataaacATGCAGATTTCTTTGTTAGAGAAATGAGAAGAAAAGTTTATGCCCAATTATTAGATTCATACAAGACACTATCATTAAGATCAATGGCAAGTTCATTCGGTGTCTCCGTGGAGTTCTTAGATAACGATTTAGGGaaatttattccaaataaGCAATTGAATTGTGTCATCGATAGAGTCAATGGGATTGTGGAAACAAATCGACCAGATAACAAAAATGCCCAATTCCATCTCCTGGTTAAACAAGGTGATGGTCTATTAactaaattacaaaaatatgGTGCTTCGGTTAGATTAACAGGAACTGATCGTGTAGCATAA
- the YTH1 gene encoding cleavage polyadenylation factor RNA-binding subunit YTH1 (similar to Saccharomyces cerevisiae YTH1 (YPR107C); ancestral locus Anc_3.422), which translates to MSLIHFKTQEYPFKFEPFLRQEYSFGLDPDRPICEDFDYHIGERSCPRGNLCPKKHVLGIFQNKIVCKHWLRGLCKKNDQCEYLHEYNLRKMPECVFYSKNGYCTQTPECQYLHIDPMSKIPRCEDYDVGFCSLGDGCPRRHIKKIICQRYLNGFCPLGPECDMSHPKFNINVSNYMIDNIEKYKIKKDEEINTKKMDEEKERRLNAIINGEIET; encoded by the coding sequence ATGTCGCTAATACATTTCAAAACTCAAGAATACCCATTCAAGTTTGAACCCTTTCTAAGACAAGAATATTCTTTTGGTCTTGATCCTGACAGGCCCATTTGTGAAGATTTTGACTATCATATTGGAGAAAGATCATGTCCTCGTGGTAATCTATGTCCTAAAAAGCATGTTCTTGGtatatttcaaaacaaGATTGTTTGTAAGCACTGGCTTCGTGGTCTTTGTAAGAAGAATGATCAATGTGAATATTTAcatgaatataatttaagGAAGATGCCTGAATGTGTTTTTTATTCTAAGAATGGGTATTGTACTCAAACACCTGAATGTCAATATTTACATATTGATCCTATGAGTAAGATACCTAGGTGTGAAGATTATGATGTTGGGTTTTGTTCATTGGGTGATGGTTGTCCTAGAAGACATATTAAGAAGATTATTTGTCAACGATATTTGAATGGGTTTTGTCCATTGGGACCTGAATGTGATATGTCTCATCCCAAGTTCAATATCAATGTATCTAATTATAtgattgataatattgagAAATATAAGATTAAGAAGGATGAAGAGATCAATACTAAGAAGATGGatgaagagaaagaaagaagattGAATGCAATTATTAATGgtgaaattgaaacataA
- the ISR1 gene encoding putative protein kinase ISR1 (similar to Saccharomyces cerevisiae ISR1 (YPR106W); ancestral locus Anc_3.421) → MVMNPTTTPSLSPPELLSRQDYISSQSSSFPDLPYLINDFSRINISITIPSCQDTVETIKVLSRSQNNNFSDNNTYTDSFFLNQFAKQILSFENNTLLSASASASASESSQIIVDFLRDQNITIDRINSKKTIKITTQDNENIQLKINLINHGSFTQVYELTYQNLNNDKQLSSCIIKFPKNEKYSKFILNELLFYHYLHNNRLFPYQNIIYLKSSSSSSTFLPILILPKYTSTLYQFIQSIQKKNIQNNTCTNTTIQQSTNITEYKKLWMKLFKDLLLYLKLFNLKNVIHCDIKTSNIVLNERDIHDNNNFHYNDDTMIFHIIDLASSKILIPSNSNPNSNSNGSEVNNINIESTLEYCPPEIIENKFNYKFFSSQTDLYSMGLCLLSFITKFEPYQNLSFNDNNNDCNTDRITPQSNSNMTFIINTILKNNPIILNTMNLNQTYLSNWSQEISIIDDILIKRVTLDYLLNKYT, encoded by the coding sequence ATGGTCATGAATCCTACCACTACACCATCTTTATCACCTCCTGAATTGTTGTCGCGTCAGGattatatttcttctcAATCATCATCGTTCCCAGATTTACCCTATCTTATTAATGACTTTAGTAGAATTAATATTTCCATTACCATCCCATCATGCCAAGATACTGTAGAGACTATAAAAGTACTTTCCAGAtctcaaaataataattttagtgataataatacttaCACCGATTCATTCTTTCTGAATCAATTCGCTAAACAAATTCTCTCCTTTGAAAATAACACCTTGTTATCTGCTTCTGCTTCTGCGTCTGCTTCTGAAAGTTCACAAATAATAGTGGATTTCTTAAGAGATCAAAATATTACTATAGATAGGATTAACAGCAAGAAAACTATTAAGATTACAACtcaagataatgaaaatattcaattgaaaattaatCTTATAAATCATGGGTCATTTACACAAGTATATGAATTGAcatatcaaaatttaaataatgataaacaaTTGTCATCATGTATAATtaaatttccaaaaaatgaaaaatattcaaaatttatcttaaacgaattattattttatcattatttgcaTAATAATCGACTCTTCCCTTACCAAAATATCATCTATTTGAAAagttcatcatcttcttcgacttttttaccaattttgattttacCTAAATATACATCAACTTTATACCAATTCATTCAAtcaatacaaaaaaaaaatattcagaACAATACATGCACAAATACAACTATACAACAATCCACAAATATAACTGaatacaaaaaattatGGATGAAACTATTCAAAgatcttttattatatttaaaattatttaatctGAAAAATGTTATACATTGTGATATAAAGACTTCAAATATTGTATTAAATGAACGAGATATACatgacaataataattttcattataatgatgatacaATGATATTCCATATAATCGATCTCGCTTCTTCCAAAATACTTATAccatcaaattcaaaccCAAATTCGAACTCGAATGGCAGTGAAgtcaataatatcaacatTGAATCAACTTTGGAATATTGTCCACcagaaattattgaaaataaatttaattataaatttttctccTCACAAACTGATTTATATTCCATGGGTCTTTGCCTTTTATCattcattacaaaatttgaaCCTTATCAAAACCtatcatttaatgataacaataatgattGCAATACTGATAGAATCACACCTCAATCCAACAGTAATATGacattcattattaacaccatcttgaaaaataatcCTATCATTTTAAATACAATGAACTTAAACCAAACATATCTATCAAATTGGTCTCAGGAAATAAGTATCATTGACGATATCTTAATTAAAAGGGTCACCTtagattatttattaaataaatataccTGA
- the NDAI0A04820 gene encoding Eisosome component PIL1/LSP1 family protein (similar to Saccharomyces cerevisiae PIL1 (YGR086C); ancestral locus Anc_3.420): MHKTYSLRTGKAPTASQLENPPPPRTSTKSRFFGKGGLAYNFRTKAAGSFGAELSRKISQLVKIDKNIMRSMEVASMERRDVATYLSQWGLENDDDVSDLTDKIGVLIYEISELDDQFIDRYDQYRLTMKSIRDIETSIQPSRDRKDKILDKIAFMKYKEPGSQKIEVLEQELVRAEAEQLVAEAQLSNITRSKMRAAFNYQFDATIEHSEKIALIAGYAKALLELLDDSPVTPGETRPAYDGYEASKQIIIDAETALNDWTLDSAHVKPTLSFKQQQQNQREYQQEQDQHDGYYNEVEEEEEEVDEDEDENEDYQELHDNTDNLGNEVIQEEYIVHHQTVPLDSMGSNFSDHLQQNPPAIDQSIPQV, encoded by the coding sequence atGCACAAAACATACTCATTAAGAACGGGGAAGGCACCCACCGCCTCCCAACTGGAAAACCCACCACCACCAAGAACAAGCACTAAATCAAGATTCTTCGGTAAAGGAGGTCTAGCTTACAATTTCAGAACCAAAGCAGCTGGTTCCTTTGGTGCTGAATTATCTCGTAAAATTTCTCAATTAGTGAAAATTGACAAAAACATAATGAGATCCATGGAAGTGGCCTCCATGGAAAGAAGAGATGTAGCTACTTATTTATCACAATGGGGGTTGgagaatgatgatgatgtttcCGATTTGACTGATAAGATTGGTGTATTGATTTATGAAATTAGTGAATTGGATGATCAATTCATTGATAGATATGATCAATATAGATTGACTATGAAATCTATTAGAGACATTGAAACTTCAATTCAACCTTCTAGAGATCGTAAGGATAAGATTTTGGATAAGATTGCATTTATGAAGTATAAAGAACCGGGGTCCCAAAAGATTGAAGTGTTGGAACAAGAATTAGTAAGAGCTGAAGCTGAACAATTGGTGGCTGAGGCTCAATTGTCTAATATTACTAGGTCAAAGATGAGAGCTGCTTTTaattatcaatttgatGCTACTATTGAACATTCAGAGAAAATCGCTTTGATTGCGGGGTATGCTAAAGCTCTTTTGGAATTATTGGATGATTCTCCTGTAACTCCAGGTGAGACTAGACCTGCTTATGATGGTTATGAAGCTTCTAAACAAATCATCATTGATGCAGAAACTGCTTTGAATGATTGGACTTTGGATTCAGCTCATGTTAAACCTACTCTAAGTTttaaacaacaacaacaaaatcaaCGAGAATatcaacaagaacaagatcAACATGATGGGTATTATAACGAGgtagaggaagaagaagaagaagtggatgaagatgaagatgaaaatgaagattaTCAAGAATTACACGACAATACAGATAATCTAGGAAATGAAGTTAtacaagaagaatatattgtaCACCATCAGACAGTTCCCTTAGATAGTATGGGAAGTAACTTTTCAGATCACTTGCAACAGAATCCTCCTGCTATTGATCAAAGTATCCCACAAGTCTGA